In Anaerolineales bacterium, one DNA window encodes the following:
- the dcd gene encoding dCTP deaminase yields MGLKPDHWIRRMALENKMIEPFVDSQVRNGVISYGVSSYGYDVRVANEFKIFTNVYSAVVDPKNFDTKSMVDFAGDVCVVPPNSFALARTVEYFRIPRKVLTVCLGKSTYARCGIIVNVTPFEPEWEGFVTLEISNTTPLPARIYANEGLAQVLFFEADEECEVSYADKKGKYQKQQSIVLPKL; encoded by the coding sequence ATGGGATTGAAGCCGGATCACTGGATTAGAAGAATGGCGCTGGAGAATAAAATGATCGAACCGTTTGTAGACAGCCAGGTTCGAAACGGGGTGATCTCATACGGCGTTTCCTCATACGGGTACGACGTGCGTGTCGCCAATGAGTTTAAGATCTTTACGAATGTCTATTCTGCCGTGGTTGACCCCAAGAATTTCGATACAAAGTCGATGGTGGACTTTGCCGGTGATGTGTGTGTGGTGCCGCCCAATTCGTTTGCGCTGGCGCGCACGGTGGAATACTTCCGCATTCCGCGCAAGGTCTTGACGGTCTGCCTGGGCAAATCCACATATGCGCGCTGCGGGATCATCGTCAACGTGACACCGTTCGAGCCGGAATGGGAGGGGTTCGTGACGCTTGAAATATCAAATACCACACCTCTGCCTGCGAGGATTTATGCAAACGAAGGTCTGGCACAGGTGCTTTTCTTTGAAGCGGACGAGGAATGTGAAGTTTCCTACGCGGACAAGAAGGGAAAATATCAGAAACAGCAGTCCATTGTCCTGCCGAAGTTGTAG
- a CDS encoding arylamine N-acetyltransferase: MRSIPFENLDIGLGRKINLDLPSLWQKIIVDGRGGFCYELNGLFAWLLQEIGFEVTCLNARDYHEEADSFGIDFDHLTLLVKAPHESTRWLADVGWGDTFFQPLDIDSPNEQVQGLRGYWVKPFKQGYIIWQRNYDGSQERHYFFDLIPHRFPDEYLDTCEYHQTSPKSPFTKNRIISRVTESGRITLDSDGLLVTENGKRTITEVSKEQWNSLLQEHFNIVL, from the coding sequence ATGCGGAGCATCCCCTTTGAAAATCTGGACATCGGGCTGGGACGCAAGATAAACCTCGACCTGCCCAGTCTGTGGCAGAAGATCATCGTGGATGGGCGCGGGGGATTTTGCTACGAGTTGAACGGTCTCTTTGCATGGCTGTTGCAGGAGATCGGCTTCGAAGTGACCTGCCTCAACGCGCGCGATTACCACGAAGAGGCCGACAGTTTCGGCATTGATTTCGACCACCTGACCCTGCTGGTCAAAGCGCCGCATGAGTCCACGCGCTGGCTGGCGGATGTTGGCTGGGGCGACACCTTCTTCCAGCCGCTGGATATCGACAGCCCGAACGAACAGGTGCAGGGATTGCGCGGCTATTGGGTCAAACCGTTCAAGCAGGGCTACATCATTTGGCAAAGGAACTACGATGGCTCGCAGGAACGTCATTATTTCTTCGACCTCATCCCTCACCGCTTCCCCGACGAGTATCTGGATACCTGCGAATACCACCAGACATCGCCAAAATCCCCTTTCACGAAGAACCGCATCATCTCGCGCGTCACGGAGAGTGGACGAATCACGCTTGACAGTGATGGGCTACTTGTTACCGAAAATGGAAAGCGAACGATCACCGAAGTTTCAAAAGAACAGTGGAACTCCCTGCTCCAAGAGCATTTCAATATCGTGCTTTAA